tgtctcacagtcTAGCTAAAGGTTCAGCTGTTGTATTTCAGatggagagagaagaaagagagcTAACGTCACTCAGAGAtagagaaagataagaaagacaggacaggagaggagaggaaggagagaggtTAGATGTAAAGGTAGGGGCTGCTAAGTGATATTTCATAAACTGgaaatttcaaatgtttttaaatcagatattggGTCTGTACATGAGACATTATATTTTTTCATATGTGAAAcgtgctgcaaaacaaactgaagtagACGAACTATGTTATTTAAAGGTTGCATGACAATCCTCTacagcaggggtaggcaactccggGCCTCGAGTGCCAGTGTCGGTGCCAagtggatcaaggacacatctaaaacctgcaggacaccggtcctcgaggcctggagttccccacccctgctctacaggttagtgcaggataaacaggttagtttgcagTTGTGGACATCCACAGAGGGCAGCAGGTCAGTTGATTACAGCCTGCAcactaagaaaatctactggagctctcaatagaaatgattgtgacttatgattcttttccccacactgagccATTAAAACAATTTAAGATTTCACCACATCCCACCAGCAATGTTGggaaagttacttttaaaatgtattccattacagattacagaatacatgccccaaaatgtattctgtaacgtattccgttacgtcactcaatgagagtaacgtattctgaatactttggattacttaatatattatcatgctttttacaactacgtgaatgtactattgctgtgatttattactgttactgaaggtccgcgggtccgaaccatagtaaagggacctctggtgttgggctcgtagccgaaaaatagctttactttgttgtctgggtcaagtttgctagcgagagacagagagaggagttGAAAGGCtactccaacggaacttattgtttcggaggaaaacatgaacacagcaTACAGTCTAGTcgtaatagcttacttacaactgggctcgtcaggcactcttcttggctgcagtggttattattatatttacatgcttcccgCTCCCGTTTCTGCTACGATAactacttttccactctcctttttctccctcctcgcgctcacagacacataacgggtatggcagtccattctccctgcagcacggactacactgcccataaggctacattctttagggctatgcctgtagcattctgcctattagcttagcacaacaacaacaacaaaaaggcgctctctcacccaggaaacacacagtcacagagagAGCGCgtgtcgccctgtaaccatggcaaccgtaactcTGCCGCCtgaaacaacagaacatagctgtcaaaccaaacccaaacagtcctgacccgccacaatatgaaacaggaaaattctgctgtgtaatccatttatttcaacaaagtaactgtattctaaatacgtaacggcggtacatgtattccgttactccccaacactgaccaTTGTACTCCCATCCTTTATCCAGCCGCTGGTCTGCCATGTTTAAATGACACCGGTTAAGAGGGAGCATGCCAACTGCATTTGTGAGCGTGTTTGTGGGCGTGTGCTTGTGAGAAGAAAGTAGCTTAAATAAATATCacgtgttttttctttatttctgagTCCTCTGTTGGTTTACTTCAGGCTCCAGTGAGCAATGCTTTTGTAAAATATCTGGGCACATGTACGTAAAAGCATTAAAAGTAGGAAAATCATTTGAATCTGTCTCTTGaaggaacagaaaaaaatgtgttaaagtCTGTCTGGCGCTTACGTCACCGACAGGACTTCGTACCAAATCTGTTTTGGTCAACATGACACTGATCTAGAAATGAGACTGTGTTGAGTGCCACACATGCAGAAGCATCATGGATGATTAGAGTTCAGAGGTTTTGATGTTATGGTGTTAGATACCATTGTTTAACACAGGAAACTCACCAGACTGCTGTTATGTCAGTCCTTCTGTCAAGGCAACCGCCTCCTTAGTTTACGTGAAAGTCTTGTAAAAACATCTTAAGgtggaaacaaaaaaatctcaTCTTAGACGTGTCCTTCGCAGCTCATACTTCCTCTTTCTGTGAGGACTTAAGCACATGTGGCAATTTCCTTTTTGGGAGATATTTTGAAAGCCAAATGATGTCCTAACATGTTGGGCAATCTTTGGGAGGAGAGCGTGCTGTTCGTGTGattcacacatacactgatCTCTTCCACGCCAATTACTGTGGAGCACCTTTTTAGTTCTTGTTAAAACAATCTTTATTTTAAGtgcaattgttgttgttgtgtgtgattttttttttccgttttCTGTCACATTAAGTGGTTCCAGCAGCCTGAGTGCGTCTGTCTCCCACATTTCTGCGTGTTATGACGGTCACACTGAGCCCTCTTGTGGCTGCACGGGGAGTCAGCCTGACACAACGTCGAGCTTTAGCCGTGAAATGTGTTTCAACTTATGCTAAACTTTGATTTTAATGGTCCTGCTGCACTTTGAGCGCTTTTTTAGCCTGTTTCTGGGGAGAGGATGAATCGAGAACTTTCTGTGTGGACTGCGcgtttctctctgtgtctgtgtgctttccCCTGTTACAGTACAAAGTCAGTCAGGCAGTTAGATGTTGGTGTGGCGGTGTTTGATTGTCTATATCTGCCCTTTACTGGATGTATGTGAAACAGGGCAAACAAGGATGTGGTTTTAAAATTAGGTGACTGTTTCCATGGCCTTGTTTTTATAGGCCTCTGTGGTACTCAGAACCACAGAACTGTTTAAAACTGCTTGTGCTCTGCAGATGAATCACATTTATTCTCTGGAAATTCACACTGTAGAAAATGAGGCACTCTTACATTTGTGGAATAGGGACACTGCCTGCACTGTACACAAGGGCTCGTTATGGAAGCCTTTTTCTGCCAATGAAAAAAATACTAGGcatcaaaatgtcaaattaGGGACTTCAAAATTTCAATTTACTAGCTAAAACTTAGGGGTTAAGTAAAAATTGTGAGACACCTAACAAGGAATTGTGAGCTAATAACCCCAAATATTATggttggaattttttttaaaatggtgaAAACAAGTTTCCGTAGATCCCACTCGAAAACCTTTTCCTGTGAAATGTTTGGGTCTGTTTGCCCACTGCTCTGTGTCACATCCTGCCGAACGATGACGGGTTTGCAGGGTCTCTCATGtggaggatgatgtggacagcAGGACAGATATTACATCAGAGTCAGCTCACCTTggtaatagaatagaataaacctttattatcccACAAATAAGAAAATTTGGTGGTTACACAGATCTTATAGCAAGAgggatataaaatataaatgcaagaCACAAAGTGGTCCTATACACATAAGCAACTGAAGTTCGTATGCATGTACAGTGAACAAACAAGCTGATGAGTAAGATAACCAAAAAATTGTTAAACTGTGTtacagagtctgacagctgttgGTAAGAATGACCTGTTGGTAGCGCTCCTTCCTACACCGTGGGTGTAAACGTCTACTGTCGaacgagctgctcagtgctcgtACAGTCTCATGCAGGGGGTGGGAGGGGCTGTCCATGATGGATGTTAGCTTAGACAACATCCTCTCCTCCCCAACCTGCTCAGTGGACTTCATTAACCCAGCAAATGTCCAAGTGTTCAGTGATAATTTTCATAACACATGTAACGATGGCCCTGTAATATCAATTCCTTTTCAGGTGTGACTACACATATAAGAAAGATTGTCTCACTACCACCTATGAAAACCTTAACTTATAGCAACAAAACATCATGACTGGTACATTGCACTAAGTCAAACATTCAGGTCACCTTGAAGATTTTCTCAAACCACTTTCTTTTAGGATAGCTAGGTTTGCCGTTTAAATGTGTAGATATAAAGGTTTGTAAATTAACACAACACTCGTCTACTGAACAACATGCTCAGAATATttattgcatatatatatatatgtgtatatacagtggACACTGATTGCAGTAGTAATATCTTGTGCAGTACAACACAACAGCTCTATTACATTTTTCCCACGttacaaagaaaacattgtttATATTTGGTTAATTCATTCCAGTAAATCCCCACTGCAAACTACAACCTCAATAATTAACATAAAATTATTCATTTGCTGATTAGCAGCCATTATAAGTGGATTTTACAGGCAAACCTGATAAAGATGGAGTACTTTGCTGATGCATCAGTTTGGTTACTGTGCGTTACAGTCAGGCACCAGTTACAACGGTGATGTTTGAATCTGGGGAGATGAACAACCAAGAGaattaaatgtcaaaaaagCGAGTGAAccttaaaaatgtaacatttgatTTACTTTACAACAGTTTTCcctttagtttattttatttttcagtttcataaaAAAGATCATTCAAAGCTGGCACAATTCCCTTAATGAAAATGTTGCATCTGGTGTAATTATTGATATTAAATAGATGTTTAAATTATGCTAACATTTTTCCTGTCTTATTATCACTTTGAACAAAGACTTGCAGTCCAATTCAGGTTGGTCCTTTCAAAGCGTGCCGACTGCAGTGAtgaaataaactaaataaataaaaagcttaaaCAATAATCATAACTCTTTGTAACAGTTTATAAATATCTTCTACAGATAATGTTTTGGATATAGACTTCTTTAATATTTTGTAGTTAAAAGTTCGTTGTGCTGAGACCTGTGATTAGTCTGACTGGGAGTTTATTTACCTTGAACATCTGTTGTCATGGTAATAAAGTTATCCCAtgtgaaataatataaaactaGTCAACATGAATAAAAGAAGTTAATAGAAATGCTTTGGTGGATTAAATGTTAATAATTTTTTCACTGACTGGATGTTattcaaaaagttttttttacattgtgctCGTTCACACTTTGAGGACTGTTACACAAAGCATGGTTTGAGTTTAGTGAGGTAACTTCACTAAGCTCAAATCCAGGTTTTTCACTGTTACGAAGGTTCGCTTCTTACTGGAGTACATCGCCATGGTAACTTGCACTGCAGTCCTAAGCTGCTCTGAAGCTCTGTTTGGTATAAGAGAAATCACCACCTACTGACCAGTCAGTttgacttctttctttttcatattttagagaAAAGAttacttgattaactgattggGAGAACATACACTAGTCCTCAAGGTTAGTAAGCAACATTAGGTGAGATATGTTTTTACCTGCTGGTTGCAGACTGAAATATCTTTCAGGAAAGCCCCTGTCACTGTACACATGGCAGGTGTAGTTTATGTTGAAGTCCTCCTCCTTCAGCTCAGAAAATATCAGCCAGGTCTCTAACCACGCACCTTTACTGGAGCCATCTTGGGGCAGCAAACTGTTGAAGACAATGAGATGAGATCGTCCTAAAATTCCCAAAAGTCTCAACGTTCTCAAAagtaagcaaataaaacaaattgatGGAGATTTAAGGTACTGACCGCTGTTCTAACATGTGTACACGGTGAGAGGTGTTAGTCTCAAAGAATCCATCTTTGTCCAACCAATAAATATCAACGATAGGCTTCCCAACACCCGGCACAAACACCAGGCACCTTTTACTGAAGTTGTACCCTGAAAACATGCGCAAAACAGTGACTCAGTATAAACATGAAACTGTATATTTAGCATTTACTCTCCCTGCAGAAGTCTGTGACTTTCAACCCAATATGTTGGCCTAAATGAAGCCTGAGATACATAAATATGAAATCAACAGAACACCACATTTCTCAGAAGATCTTAGAGGACTTACCGCTCTGTGCTTTGATTACATCATTGGAGGGTTCATGCACTTGTGGAACCAAAGAGTAATCCCCTGAAACAGAGAACATCAAATACTGTGTATCTTACAGTAGAGGTTGAATAATCACAAAGATATAATGGAAATTGAATCATATTTCTCTTTCACAGTTTTACAGTAAGCAAACCTAAGAAACCATTATTACTAACACAactgatgtttctttttctgttattatttttattgttaaaatgaAGCGATTATGCTTTTTTCACCGGATTTTTGTCAACGTACAGTAGTGTCAAGATAGTCTTTGAGGCCTTTGGGCTGGGATGTGTTGGGCAACCGTGATTCTGTCCTTTCAACTGCGCTCAGTATAGAAGTCACGATACCTCAGCTCGCTTGCAAGTGTTTGGGagctgttctgttctgttttgtttgtgtttgagggCGTTACTGTATATGCCTGACTAACTGAAGTGGATATCACGGTCAGTTAGCAGTCAAACATAAACCTTGCTTGAATAacagaacaaagacacagcTGCCCTTCTCAGCTGTGTGGGGGCTCCTGACGAGGTCTTTATCTTGTGTAGCCCAAGGCaaacacagtttttgttttgtatttcccCGTCTTGTGCCACATGCTTGTTCAAGATATAACATAACAATTTTCACtaagtgaatctgtgaatcaTAATTTGAGGTATCTAGGTGCTAACCTATAAGCTACATGAGGCTTAGCGGGGGATAATTATGACACAGTCAAACCCAAGTAAATGAAAACCAAGTTGAGTGCTCGGAAATACCAGCTTTATGACTGAAGAGCATTGTGCACATCTATACAGTTACTTATTGTATCATCACTGTTATTTTATAATTCATCTTTACatatggacaaaaaaaaaaaatcactctgttgtcttcttcctcttttttcagctgctcccttcatGGGgcgccacagcagatcatctgcctctatCTCGCCCTATCCCTATTGCCCCTTTCTGTCACACCCACCCTCCACAtgccctccttcactacatccatgaatcttctctgtgttctacctcttttcctcctgcctggatGCTCATCCTCAGCATTATATGTCTAACATAGCCCCTTTCCCTCCTCTGCATGCGTCCAAACCATCCCAGCCTTTCCTCTTTACATTTATCTCCAAACTGTTAACATTAGCAGCCTCTCTGATATGTTCAATGCTAATCTTAATCATTTTTGTCACACCCAGTATAAACCTATATAGATCTTCAAATCCCCCAGCTCGGCCTCCTGTCTCTTTATCATtgccaccatctccaaaccGCCATTATCATTATCTTCCCTCCAGTCAATACTTCCATTGCTCTAGGTTgtcttccacctgctccctgcTCTCACTACAGGTCTGCAAACATCATAAATCACATCATCATAATCCTGTCTGACCTCATCTTCAGCCTGTCCATTACTATCGCAAACAGCATGGTCAATCCCTGGTCCCACCCCCACCTTAAACACCTTCTATCACTTCGAATGCGCCCCGCACCACTGTCTCGTTGTCCTCATACATGGCCTCCCTCACATACTTCTTCACCATTCCTGACTACGTCATTCAGAGCCAAAGTTCCTCTCCTAGCATACAAAAGTATGTCATCTGGACCAACTGCCCTTCCACACTTCATCCACTTCATAGCCCCCTCActtcatttcagtgtttctctTAATCTACAAtctcacctttgacctctgcGCTAATAGTCTCTGACACAGATCCTTTGATGCCACCCAGGGTGAATGTCAGAGTACAGGTATAGGTGCCTTTGTGTTGAAGGTCCACACTGGTAATTTTCAGTCTGGTACCCCAGTACTCATAGCTGCCTGTTCCGTCCTCTATGGGATCACAACCCTAGAGGGAGAAACGCATAAGTCTTTTTTCAAATTAACAATGCATGAAGAAAAATGTTAACTATTTAAATTGGAGAACAGTTTACAGCCACTGGGATAGTTTTGATGCTCCTAATCTGTTCAGATAGACATTTAAAGAGTTCCatgatttttaatattattaaacTGTTTGTTTCCCTTCCACAAAATTAAAgggcacgcacacaaacacaccgagACTGGGATCTGCTGTCAGTCaaattgcaatttttaaacACTCGTATCTCCCCAGAGTTTCAATACATTCCTGGTATTGATAGAAGTTGGAATAGTGGTAGTAAATAGTTGAGGCTGCAGCTACTGTGCAGTCTCTCCATTAAAACCATTAGGTTTCATGCAGCACTCAACAACAATTCTGGAGAACTCACTCTGTACCACTTGATGGAGGAAGAGATGTTGTAGCTGTTCAGCTTATTCATTTCGTTCTTCAGAGGGCAGCTCAGATTGTCAGTGACTCCTTTTGTAAGTGGCTGATAAGCTTTCCTCGGCCTTCCACATTCTCCTGTAGGTCTTTCATCCACCATCAGTCGGCTGGCCTGCCTGTAGCAGTGGGAAGGAGTCCTGTTGGGAAattaagcagaaatattataaatgaATAGATAATTGGGCACACTCGCCCTGGCAGTGATGGTCATTGTTTGACCTTCTCCACAGtcaaaaatcaaacaatattaatattaaatttgTTGGAATTGTAAGGGATCTTGATCTTAGATTTTGAAAATCTAAATCTAATTCTGTGTTGGGGATAGATAATATTGCAGCAGTGCCGCTGCACGGGAGGCGGACACACCTGAGCGGAATccggttgttgttgttggagtgtGTGGCTGCAAGCTGCAAAGCTGCAGCCCGTGTGTGAACGGCAATCGGAATAAAAGTGTTTGAAAGTACTGAGATGTGGGTGGTTTCGTCATTCTCCTATTATAATTTCCAATACAGTAAAAGCCATAAACCACTCTGTGTTCACTGTGATTACTGATAGATCATGGAGGCAGTTCGATGAGTTGTGTAAGGTGTAAATTAATACTGTGTTCTACTCATTTCTAATATTTCTACTTCTACTAGTGCTTCCTACCTCAGTATGGTCACATAATCCCCACTGTCATTCATGGTTACATTGAGAATCCACAGAGTCTCCTCGTGCACCAGGATGTGACCAGTCTGACTGCTGATTTCTTGGCCTGACACCGAGTTGTACCACGTGATGTTGTACGGGACAGTTTTGAAATCAAAGACGTCTGAGGACACCAGTGTGCTTCTCAGCATAGCCACATCTCcaggaacagagaaaaccctCTCAAACTGGAGTTTGTAGTCAGTACAGTTCTCTGCAAC
This genomic window from Astatotilapia calliptera chromosome 16, fAstCal1.2, whole genome shotgun sequence contains:
- the LOC113007889 gene encoding interleukin-1 receptor type 2-like yields the protein MGSSSTLASLVFFLGLCGICSGFEQENCTDYKLQFERVFSVPGDVAMLRSTLVSSDVFDFKTVPYNITWYNSVSGQEISSQTGHILVHEETLWILNVTMNDSGDYVTILRTPSHCYRQASRLMVDERPTGECGRPRKAYQPLTKGVTDNLSCPLKNEMNKLNSYNISSSIKWYRGCDPIEDGTGSYEYWGTRLKITSVDLQHKGTYTCTLTFTLGGIKGSVSETISAEVKGDYSLVPQVHEPSNDVIKAQSGYNFSKRCLVFVPGVGKPIVDIYWLDKDGFFETNTSHRVHMLEQRLLPQDGSSKGAWLETWLIFSELKEEDFNINYTCHVYSDRGFPERYFSLQPADSNITVVTGA